The window CAGGAGTTAAATACCCAGCTTTTGTTGTTGTTTACCGTTGGCGGCACTTCGCGGGCAAAGCGTTGGTTGCTGCTGGCAAAGCTTAGGTTTAATCCGGCAGGTACTTTTGCCCATTGGGCAGTAACAACATCTGTACTTAATTTGGGTGCTTTTTGGAGGGCCAGACTGGCATCTTGCGCATTAACCGTTGCAGCGGTTAACAGGGTTAAAATAAATAGAGAAAACTTCATAATCCACAAGTTAACAAATTGTAAATCATACTGTAGAAAGCATTTTTAGCGCAATCGTTTGTGTGATTGTAACAAAGATGATGCAAGCCGGAAGGCAAGAGGTAGAGGGCTGGAAGGTTAGGGGGTTGAAGGGAGGGGGGCAAATAAAAAAATACCCGTTTGTATATCTAGTATATCGCCAAAATGGCAATCTAGTGCTTTACATCTTTACGAAGCAGTTTGCTCACATGGCTTTCATCGGTAAGGTCGAATTCGGCTGCAATTTGCTTCAGTCCAAATCTCCCACTGGCCATCCGCTGTTCGATTAAATGCTTGCGGTAATCGTTAATGTAGCTACGAAGTGTGAATCCGGTGTTCCGCTTGAAATACGGCCCAATATAATCTTCAGAGCGTTTAAAGTGGGCAGCCATTACGCTTGCTTTTAACTGCTTAGGCTGGTAAATGTGTTTATGCAGGTAACAGAAAAGGGCCTGTATATCTTTTGTGCGCTGGCTATTGCTTTTAATTTCGGGCATGTTGCGCTGCATAATATGCGCTAGGGTAAGGATTTGTGCCCAGATCAGCATTTCATTCTGCAGCATATTGTGCTTTAATGCCAGTACAAGCGTAATGATCTGGTCGGCAACCTGTTGGTCTTCTTCTGAGAAATTAAAACCTGAAAGGTGGGTTTCCCGACTCTTGATCAGGTATTCTAATTGCT is drawn from Pedobacter sp. HDW13 and contains these coding sequences:
- a CDS encoding AraC family transcriptional regulator, translating into MIKRYIQFQPLVVSEFEATAWPYPVHRHNHYELIYVKSGSGVHFINQLPIAYRQGNLFLIGPDDEHYFEIEEKTHFIYMKFTDIYIHQNDISLLGIKQLEYLIKSRETHLSGFNFSEEDQQVADQIITLVLALKHNMLQNEMLIWAQILTLAHIMQRNMPEIKSNSQRTKDIQALFCYLHKHIYQPKQLKASVMAAHFKRSEDYIGPYFKRNTGFTLRSYINDYRKHLIEQRMASGRFGLKQIAAEFDLTDESHVSKLLRKDVKH